From Mauremys mutica isolate MM-2020 ecotype Southern chromosome 17, ASM2049712v1, whole genome shotgun sequence, one genomic window encodes:
- the MEX3A gene encoding RNA-binding protein MEX3A, translated as MPSLVVSGIMERNGGFGELGCFAGSGKDRALLEDDRALQLALDQLCLLGLGDPSSSSSSSAAVVVVGAEDSNNNNNNPPPPPQQQPPQPQPQQPPPPPPPPAPKGSATISSSASTAGAAETKLCALYKEAELRLKSSSNTTECVPVPSSEHVAEIVGRQGCKIKALRAKTNTYIKTPVRGEEPVFMVTGRREDVAMARREIISAAEHFSMIRASRNKAGTTFGSAPTLPGQVTIRVRVPYRVVGLVVGPKGATIKRIQQQTNTYIITPSRDRDPVFEITGAPGNVERAREEIETHIAVRTGKILEYNNENDFLSSSPDSGMENRYSEAWRVHTPAPGCKPLSTFRQNSLGCIGDCSVDPVYETPRLNDQNDFNYGYLFPNYGVNKQDLYYGVPESGAPMWAGQENTNPVSVLFSKQQRSGSTGAVHPNSHRSPSSSIQEPNLSGLPRRSPGEPLQGFSKLGANTTARTSISSSRECMVCFESEVTAALVPCGHNLFCMECAVRICERTDPECPVCHAAATQAIRIFS; from the exons ATGCCTAGCCTGGTAGTATCAGGGATAATGGAAAGGAACGGGGGTTTCGGCGAGCTAGGCTGCTTCGCGGGCAGCGGCAAGGACAGGGCGCTGCTGGAGGATGACCGAGCTTTGCAGCTCGCCCTGGATCAGCTCTGCCTGCTCGGGCTGGGGGacccgtcctcctcctcctcctcctccgccgcggtggtggtggtgggcgcGGAggacagcaacaacaacaacaataacccgccgccgccgccccagcagcagccgccccagcctcagccgcagcaaccgccgccgccgccgcccccgccgGCCCCGAAAGGCTCCGCGACCATTTCGTCCTCCGCTTCCACCGCCGGGGCGGCCGAGACCAAGTTGTGCGCCTTGTACAAGGAGGCTGAGCTGCGGCTCAAGAGCAGCTCCAACACCACGGAGTGCGTCCCCGTGCCCAGCTCGGAGCACGTGGCGGAGATAGTGGGCAGGCAAG GCTGCAAGATCAAAGCTCTGAGGGCAAAGACCAACACCTACATCAAGACCCCGGTGCGCGGCGAGGAGCCAGTCTTCATGGTGACAGGGCGGCGGGAGGACGTTGCCATGGCTAGGCGGGAGATCATCTCGGCAGCTGAGCACTTCTCCATGATCCGGGCCTCCCGCAACAAGGCCGGCACCACCTTTGGCAGCGCCCCTACCCTGCCCGGCCAAGTCACCATCCGGGTCCGTGTACCCTACCGTGTGGTGGGCTTGGTAGTGGGTCCCAAAGGGGCCACCATCAAGCGGATCCAGCAGCAAACCAATACCTACATTATCACACCCAGCCGGGACCGGGACCCCGTCTTCGAGATCACAGGCGCACCCGGCAATGTGGAGCGAGCCCGGGAGGAGATTGAGACCCACATCGCGGTGAGGACAGGCAAGATCCTGGAATATAACAATGAGAATGACTTCCTGTCCAGCAGCCCTGACTCGGGCATGGAGAACCGCTACTCAGAGGCGTGGCGGGTCCACACGCCTGCCCCAGGCTGCAAGCCCCTCTCCACCTTCCGACAGAACAGCCTTGGGTGCATCGGTGACTGCTCTGTGGACCCGGTCTACGAGACACCCCGACTGAACGACCAAAATGACTTCAATTATGGTTACCTCTTTCCTAACTATGGTGTGAACAAACAAGATCTCTATTATGGGGTGCCAGAATCTGGTGCCCCCATGTGGGCCGGGCAGGAAAACACCAACCCCGTCTCAGTGCTCTTCTCTAAGCAGCAACGATCCGGCAGCACTGGCGCCGTCCATCCTAACTCGCATCGCTCCCCATCCTCTTCTATCCAAGAGCCTAACCTCTCTGGGCTCCCCAGAAGGTCTCCAGGGGAACCACTGCAAGGATTTTCCAAGCTGGGAGCCAACACCACTGCCCGGACATCCATCTCCAGCAGCCGGGAGTGCATGGTGTGTTTTGAAAGCGAAGTGACGGCAGCCCTGGTGCCATGCGGCCATAACCTCTTCTGCATGGAGTGCGCTGTGCGGATCTGCGAGAGGACCGACCCGGAGTGCCCGGTTTGCCATGCTGCAGCCACTCAGGCTATTAGAAtattttcttaa